The proteins below come from a single Hippocampus zosterae strain Florida chromosome 5, ASM2543408v3, whole genome shotgun sequence genomic window:
- the ube2s gene encoding ubiquitin-conjugating enzyme E2 S: protein MNSNVENLPPHVLRLVYKEVSALAADPPEGIKVYPSDEDITELHTAIEGPEGTPFAGGVFRMRLVLGKDFPAVPPKGYFLTKIFHPNVGHKGEICVNVLKRDWKAELGLRHVLLTIKCLLIHPNPESALNEEAGRLLLEDYTEYEARARLLTEIHAMTGPGCSSGTSQDPNDGPQPKKHAGDLGKRAGSGAAAVPAALGNGASGPSTTASSSSGSAVSNVAVKKKADKKRALRRL, encoded by the exons ATG AACTCCAATGTGGAGAATTTGCCCCCCCACGTTCTTCGCTTGGTGTACAAAGAAGTTTCAGCCTTAGCCGCGGACCCGCCGGAGGGTATCAAGGTCTACCCCAGTGATGAAGACATAACGGAATTGCACACGGCCATAGAAGGGCCCG AGGGAACCCCGTTTGCCGGCGGGGTGTTCCGAATGCGCCTGGTCCTCGGTAAAGACTTCCCCGCCGTTCCTCCCAAGGGGTATTTCCTCACCAAGATTTTCCATCCCAACGTGGGCCACAAAGGCGAGATCTGTGTCAATGTCCTCAAGAGGGACTGGAAGGCAGAACTCGGGCTCAGACACGTCTTGCTC ACAATCAAATGTCTCCTTATCCACCCCAACCCGGAGTCGGCTCTCAATGAGGAGGCGGGGCGCCTACTCCTGGAGGACTACACGGAATACGAGGCCCGCGCCCGCCTCCTCACAGAGATCCACGCCATGACGGGGCCCGGCTGCTCTTCGGGGACCTCGCAGGACCCAAACGACGGGCCGCAGCCCAAGAAGCACGCGGGAGACCTCGGCAAGCGGGCGGGATCCGGCGCGGCGGCTGTGCCCGCCGCCCTGGGAAACGGCGCCAGCGGACCCAGCACGACCGCCAGCAGTAGTAGTGGTAGCGCCGTTAGCAACGTAGCCGTCAAAAAGAAAGCAGATAAAAAGCGCGCATTGAGGCGACTTTAA
- the LOC127600488 gene encoding protein shisa-7 — protein MTPTARLRILALVVLLSAGEDALPSSAPSSTQPGPSAPRAPEKVAESPAEGVLETPPKPMAQAMFPKNVTSSEALAPPLGAAQVAPRLIDVWMDVCQGYYDVMGQFDNSFNCTKDMFIYCCGTCHYRFCCPDRNRQLDQDSCKNYDSPAWAKTESNALVVEEELGPDPDFDPLKQQSHNTGFVIGGVVVFMVAVAVGIKVVFNKVQHEAIQRDLNMPRALVDMLRHQSSPVQQDERNNSVALTMGDGQGTLGRAPKNLYAPGLPSKDNRLGNLQHNFIHTSGSSPKHTATIERTPRMNNAQLAAGGTLLSSKHNNTKSQPAFHHSLHNLAQLPPSYESATKPELNRYSSLKRLEKGLDEYSSGYCTTKRRPHTAQPALQSSQHHLHWGGDYTLSGRGTLPRHATRPWIPPPPPSGMPASPTPTPNPYPLDLPEPQYNPNYDTLSKPRKVKSSDQLLNMGDVPGNTGTLSRLSKNQQHQYYKAMAASGKNSNTQTLTRKTQDRQDRHERHERHERPDRLLMSPDHLEERMGGMGVVDPYAHSGGGVPTLPRQQKAQSQQNVCATPSLDRHHMIKMNSHPTSGREQERNPGATGHISGGMGWAGETPGAGVVMGTGTLGGHNARRMAFANKRQNTIEQLHFIPGGGGAGGGSGGGGGGGGGGGGGSQIRTGSKNEVTV, from the exons ATGACGCCCACGGCCAGGCTCCGCATCCTGGCGCTGGTCGTCCTGCTCAGTGCCGGCGAGGACGCGCTCCCgtcctccgccccctcctccacacAGCCCGGCCCCTCCGCGCCACGGGCCCCCGAGAAAGTTGCGGAAAGCCCCGCGGAGGGAGTCCTGGAGACCCCCCCGAAACCCATGGCCCAAGCGATGTTCCCCAAGAACGTGACGTCATCCGAGGCCCTGGCCCCGCCCTTGGGCGCCGCCCAGGTGGCCCCGCGCCTCATCGACGTGTGGATGGACGTGTGTCAGGGTTACTACGACGTGATGGGACAATTTGACAACTCGTTCAACTGCACCAAGGACATGTTCATCTACTGCTGCGGGACGTGCCACTACCGCTTCTGCTGCCCCGATCGCAACCGGCAGCTGGACCAGGACAGCTGCAAGAACTACGACTCGCCCGCCTGGGCCAAGACCGAGTCCAACGCCTTGGTCGTCGAAGAGGAGCTGGGGCCCGACCCGGACTTCGACCCCCTGAAGCAGCAGAGCCACAACACGGGCTTTGTGATCGGAGGCGTGGTGGTGTTCATGGTGGCCGTGGCCGTGGGCATCAAGGTGGTCTTCAACAAGGTGCAGCACGAGGCCATCCAGAGGGACCTCAACATGCCAAG AGCCTTGGTGGACATGCTGCGTCACCAGTCCAGTCCGGTGCAGCAGGACGAGAGGAACAACAGCGTGGCTCTGACCATGGGGGACGGCCAGGGGACGCTGGGGAGAGCTCCCAAAAACCTCTACGCCCCGGGACTGCCCAGCAAGGACAACAGAT TGGGCAACCTGCAGCACAATTTCATCCACACGTCAGGCTCCAGCCCCAAACACACCGCCACCATCG AACGCACGCCTCGGATGAACAACGCTCAGCTGGCGGCGGGGGGCACCTTGCTGTCCAGTAAGCACAACAACACCAAATCGCAGCCTGCCTTCCACCACTCCTTACACAACCTGGCTCAGCTGCCCCCCTCCTACGAGAGCGCAACCAAGCCCGAACTCAACCGATACTCCTCGCTCAAACGGCTCG AAAAAGGTCTGGACGAGTACTCGTCCGGTTACTGCACCACCAAGCGCCGTCCGCACACGGCTCAGCCGGCCCTTCAGTCGTCCCAGCACCACCTCCACTGGGGGGGCGACTACACCCTCAGCGGGAGGGGGACGCTTCCCAGAcacgcgacccggccctggattccgccgccgccgccgtccggcATGCCGGCCTCGCCCACGCCCACGCCCAACCCGTACCCCCTGGACCTGCCGGAGCCCCAGTACAACCCCAACTACGACACCCTCTCCAAACCCAGGAAGGTCAAGTCCAGCGACCAGCTGCTCAACATGGGCGACGTCCCCGGCAACACCGGCACCCTGTCCCGTCTTTCCAAGAACCAGCAGCACCAGTACTACAAGGCCATGGCCGCCTCCGGTAAGAACTCGAATACGCAGACCCTCACCCGTAAGACCCAAGACCGGCAGGACAGACACGAAAGACACGAGAGACACGAAAGACCCGACCGGCTGCTCATGTCCCCGGACCACTTGGAGGAGAGGATGGGCGGGATGGGGGTCGTGGATCCGTACGCCCACTCGGGAGGGGGTGTCCCCACCCTGCCTCGCCAGCAGAAGGCCCAGTCCCAGCAGAACGTGTGCGCCACCCCCTCCCTGGACCGCCACCACATGATCAAGATGAACTCTCACCCGACGTCTGGCAGAGAGCAGGAGAGGAACCCGGGCGCCACCGGCCACATCAGCGGGGGGATGGGCTGGGCGGGGGAGACGCCCGGGGCGGGCGTGGTCATGGGAACGGGAACGCTAGGGGGCCACAACGCCCGCAGGATGGCTTTCGCAAACAAACGGCAGAACACCATCGAGCAGCTGCACTTTATCCCGGGCGGGGGAGGCGCCGGCGGCGGGTCcggggggggcggcggtggcggtgggggcggcggcggcggcagtcaAATCAGGACGGGGAGCAAAAATGAGGTCacggtgtga